The genomic window CCATGGTGCCATGTGCCCTACAGGGTTGGCAATTTTGCTACGgaatagctatatttatggtgtcatattttttttaaaaaaaagtcaacatgtatttacattgtaagtccttAAATTACGTATGTAATTTTATGTCCCTAAATTACGtatgtaattttattattttttttaatgtaagtCACAAAATTACACATGTAAATAGAGTGTAAAGTAGGGTGTAAGTAATAAGGTGTAAATTAGCAAAAAAGAATGTAATACTTGATTTCCTCGGAGAAGGTAGTAAAGCAATTTACTGTTAAACGCTAGTAACAAAGCAAAGAAGATTGGATAGTCACAGTGTGTGGAGAAATTGAACGACCGAAAAGAGGCACAGCCGAATACTTGCGGATCAATCGGACGGCTAGTAATACCGACCGTAATCAGCTCAGAAATCTGTCGAAATCTTTTTAGCAATTCCGTTTCCGTTTTGCTACAGTTAGTTTTGTGTTGGGTTGGATTCTAGCAGGCCCGCGTGCCAGTGGGTGTGTGCTCGTCAAAcccgagaggaagaagaaggcgaggCCAGATAGGCAGGCAGGCAGATTAGAGgcaaggcaggcaggcaggcagggcTCGAGCTCCCCCTTCCCACACCCatgtcctcctccgcctcctgcctcgcccctccccctcttcgtctcccgtgctcctcctcctcctccccctctcccgccgccgccgcgaggttCGGTTCTCGGAGGAGGGCGGTAGCCGCGGCTGCTCCGGCCAAGGTACGCCGCGCCCGCCCCTCGATTCCGGCTTGATGCGTGCGTGCCGGGGAGTAATTTGAGGTTCTCTTGTCTCTCTCTCAGGGATGGAGGCTGGTGCGCGTCTCCTGCTTCAGGCAGGAGGATGTCCCGACGACGTCTGACGACGGGCCCGGCTTCGAGCACATCTCGCGGCCGGAGAGCTCGCGGGGCGCGGAGGCgagtggggaggagggggaaggggaaggggaaggctCGAGCGGGCAGCGTGAGCGCGGTTCCGGGGAAAGGGATGATTGGTTCCTCAGAGCGCAAGAGGTTAGCCCTGATTGTGTTTTTCTAGTTGCAAAGCATTCCATTCGAGCTCCTTTTTGTGTTATGAGGAATGGTAGTCAATTCAGATTTAGAAATgctatttactccctccgtttcatgttataagacaCTTTGATTTtctttcctagtcaaacttctttaggtttgattaagtttgtagaaaaaaaatagcaacatctacaacatcaaattagtttcattaaatctaacattgagtGTCAAAAGTTTCAATGCATGTTTGTTTTGtcttaaaaatgttactatatttttctataaacttggtcaaacttaaataagttAAACTAGGAAatgtcaaaatgtcttataatatgaaacgcaCGGAGTAGTTAGATGCTAGCAAATGGACTGTGCAAGGTACCAGCTGGCTGAACCAGTTTCTATATTCTCGTTTCACGTCACGATGCCTGCAATTGTGCAATTACCATTAGAAAACCATGAATCCATAGTTGCATTCTCTCAGTGCCTTGGATGTTTTATTACAGCGGCACATAGATCAGTGTCAAAACTTAATCTATTTAGTTAGATGGAGTTGGTCCACATTTACATATACTGTCCAATTCTTCTAATGCATAATAACTGAAATATGGGGTACACATGAAACACACTCTTATGTTATCCTCTATATGGTctgtaaaattttaattttctatctACTTGCCTTAAAACACAGAAGCAAGGGAAAGAGCACCTTTTATACATTCAAAGGGAGAAAAGTTGTACATCTGTCTGCTTAACCTCTAAAAATGAGAGATCTGCTGGATAGGAACCTTAACCTATAGAGTAGAAGGATCATATGCAACCACAAGAGAGAAGTTGCTACACTTCCTGATGTTGGGAGAATTAGCAATATCACCACCCACTTGCAACTCATATTTAAGAACCTCTGACGAACATTACAATCATGCCAATTCTTGCATTTCGACTTCTCTTAAAGGAAATAAGAATCTTGAACTTACCCTATGTAAAATATTTGTACTTTCACGAGTTTATGGTACTGGTGATGCTCCACATCTTAGTCTTTCTTAACCAAGTAGATCTAGGCTTGTAGGCTTACTTCCGAACCAAGCTTAAGCCAAGGACTAAATACTGTACCTATCCTCATGAAAAAAGCTGAAGCCTGTTGTGGGATTATAGCTGCAGCTTGCTTCACCCAGCATTTTGGGATTAACTAAGAAACTTGTTTATTAATCTTAACACCGAGCTGTATAAGTTACTTTTTATGATGAGCACAGTCAAAGTGCAATCGAGGCTTTAGCAGGCAATCTTTTTCCTTGTTATCAAAATGAACAAAAATCTAGatcactttatttttattttttttctcattagcAACCTTTTCCTTTACACTTTGCGTTGTACCtagagaaaataattaatatttttcattaaaaatcaGCTTTTCATGACTGCCAACAGAAGGATAAATGAAAGCttaataaattagaaacaaaTCTCCCAAAACAATAACTTAATCAATAGGTTTAGCCCTGAattgtgattcttttttttttatgtatatatagtggACGTAGCAGAACATTCTAATCTTCTTGCTAAAAAAGTTACTTGTGCATACTGTCCCATCACTAGTTtacaatgcaatttactcatacATACATTGTCAGCTAGTCTTGATATTGTATTTTCTTGTCTTCAGTGTTTGTCTTTGTCGACTCCTTATCATCACGTAGGCTTTGTTTTTatcttaattttataatttgtcTTGCAGATAAAGAGAAAtttacgagaaagaatattcagATTTCAGACTCAACGATGGACTGTACCTTGGACCGGAAAAACCATTGCTCAGGTTAATTCTTTACTTCTTCAATCCATGCTCTCGGTGCTCCTTTGTCTATTGCAGTAATAGACACTAGTAGACAGCTAGCTTACAACTGATTTTATCTTAAATGTGCATCATCTACTTAAAATGGGAGTATGCTATAAAGATGTATTGCGCATCTAGTGTTGATATGGATTGAAACATGCTATCTGTTATGATCCTAGGATCATCAAAGGGTAAACATCCATCCAGAGGGAGGCCGGAAGTAGAACAGCGGTATGATGGAGGGCCTCCAACTGGAGAGGAATAGATCTAGAATAGCTGGCCATATGAGAGGCCAGAACTGCAATTAGAGGCTAGAAACATGTTCAGTCATCTTTCCTTGCTTAATGAACATAGATACAACCTCATCCTTGTATAGATGGATGATTtctctaaaaaatataaatagatCTGATGATTGACCCTTAAGAAACTTATCTCTAAGATACAGGAAATAGATGATTACTCAATCTAATCTTAACTCTGAAATAAGATACCTAAAATTGCTGTACAGGAAATCTGAGGCTGTGTTCATGCACATGAAATTTTACACATGAATTGTAATTCCTGTAAGCGACACTTAATGTGCTGAATGAATGGAGATCCAATTCAAGATTTTTATTTTAGCATTGTACTGATTTGTTTACATATGGCTTCTTAGTTGTTAGGTTGTAGATGATATCACTAtcttttatttaatatttatgcAAACAAACTAACACTTTTTTCCTTCAATGCATGTTCCATTTTTAGTTATGATTATCTCCAAAAAAAAGTTATGATATGTATTCTAGTGAGGTATTGACGCATGATAGAAAGGGTGATTGGTGGGCATATCGCAAGAGGCCTCATTCAACTTTTCCTTCTCACAGGGTGTATATTGGCTATGAATTACCAGGCTAAAGTTTATTAGTCAAACCAATGCTGTTGACTAAGTCAAATGATCTCTTAGTAGTTTACATAAAATGTGGCAAAATAGCTTAGGACATATAAGCTAAATGAtagtaatatatatacacatgataCCGTATTCAACTATTCCTTCTTCTCACAGGGTATATTGGTTAAGGATTACCATGCTAAAGTTATTAGAAATTGATGTTGTGGATTAAATCAAATGATCTCTTAGCAGTTTACATAAAATGTGGTACTAAGATAAACTTGGTTACACTTACTGAATGCAGGTCATGATTTTATGGATTGCCACATTTTGGTTTGTGGGTTCCTGGATAGTGCCATTTTTGGCTCATGCTGCTGGCTTTAGCAAGGAATCATTGACACATAGGGGCCAAGCACTCTATAGCCTCTTGACGGACATAACTGAAGGCCTTACTGGAATTGCTATTCTTCACCATTGTCTTGGTAGATttcgtccccttcctccaggCTGGTTTGAGTTCAATTTGAAGGGCAGATGGTATTTGGATGTAGCGTTGGGGTGCCTGTTATTCCCGCTGGTCAATTTTCTCTCTCACATCAACATCAACCTAATACCAATGTCATCAGGGCCAGTCGCTGGGGTTTCCAGTGTAGAACAGTCCATTGTGGCCCGTGATCCAGTGGCGATGGTTTTGTATGCTGTGGTGGTCACTGTATGTGCACCTATATGGGAAGAGATTGTGTTCCGAGGTTTCCTCCTTCCATCTCTAACGCGTTACATGCCACTTCCATGGTCAATCCTGGTAAGCGCTGCAGCTTTTGCACTGGCACACTTCAATGCACAGAGGGTTATGCCTTTGGTTTTTCTTGGTGTTGTGATGGGAGGGGTCTTTGCAAGATCACGCAACTTGTTGGCGTCAATGGTGTTGCACAGCCTATGGAACGGTTTTGTGTTCTTGGATTTGATGAAGTGAGCTATTCTGGTGAGACTGCAACTTCGGGCACCTGAGACAAGTTCTACTAAGACTATGTTTTGCGTCTTTCGTGGAGATGATGAAGACCAGTCTATTCAGGACACAGGGGCACAAGGTGGTAGTCAGAT from Oryza glaberrima chromosome 6, OglaRS2, whole genome shotgun sequence includes these protein-coding regions:
- the LOC127778121 gene encoding uncharacterized protein LOC127778121, producing MSSSASCLAPPPLRLPCSSSSSPSPAAAARFGSRRRAVAAAAPAKGWRLVRVSCFRQEDVPTTSDDGPGFEHISRPESSRGAEASGEEGEGEGEGSSGQRERGSGERDDWFLRAQEIKRNLRERIFRFQTQRWTVPWTGKTIAQVMILWIATFWFVGSWIVPFLAHAAGFSKESLTHRGQALYSLLTDITEGLTGIAILHHCLGRFRPLPPGWFEFNLKGRWYLDVALGCLLFPLVNFLSHININLIPMSSGPVAGVSSVEQSIVARDPVAMVLYAVVVTVCAPIWEEIVFRGFLLPSLTRYMPLPWSILVSAAAFALAHFNAQRVMPLVFLGVVMGGVFARSRNLLASMVLHSLWNGFVFLDLMK